In Meiothermus sp. QL-1, the sequence TTCGAGGAGGGACGCACAGCGGGGACCCCCTTATTCGCGATAAGCATATATGCACAAAAAAAATAAGTCAAGCCAGGTCTGAACGCCGTGCTTGGCGGCAAAATGTGCTCATAAAAGCCTACATATGGATTCCGTTTATGGAACGAGTTGCTTAAATTTTGCCGGTTTGTGGTAATGTGTAAGCGCGGATGTTGGGACCAGTCTCAGGCAACTTATTGCCTTTGCGCACATAAGTGGACCTGCCCCAACCCCGCACGGAAGGAGGCAAAGTGAGCCACGATTTTGACGTAATCTCGGCGGCCAAGAACTGGCGGTTCAAGGAGGTGCGCAAGGTATCGAGCGATATTGCGGGCGAGGTCTTCGCCAGCGACGTGCTCGACCTGGACGAGCTGCGCGAGCTGGTTTCCAAGCCGGTCTGGCAGTCCCTGCAGGCCACCATCGAGAAGGGTGTCCCGCTCGACCCCAGCATCGCCGATACCATCGCCCTGGCCATGAAAAAGTGGGCCCTGGCCAAGGGAGCCACCCACTACACCCACTGGTTCCACCCCCTCACCGGATACACCGCCGAGAAGCACGACAGCTTTTTCGTGCCCATCTCCAGCGGCAAGGTCATCGCCTCATTTAGCGGCAAGGAGCTGATTCAGGCCGAGCCCGACGCTTCCTCGTTCCCCTCAGGAGGGCTGCGGGCCACCTTCGAGGCCCGGGGCTACACCGCCTGGGACCCCACCTCCCCGGCCTTCATCATGCGCCACTCCAATGGGGCCACGCTCTGCATTCCCACCGCCTTTGCTAGCTGGACAGGCGAGGCTTTGGACCTCAAGACCCCTCTGCTGCGCTCCATCGAGGCCCTGAACAAAAGCGCCAAGCGGGCTCTGCAGCTTTTTGGGGTAGAGGTCAACAAGGTCTTCTCCACCGTGGGGCCGGAGCAGGAGTACTTCCTCATCGACGAGGAGTTCTACTACCGCCGCCCCGACCTGGTCATGACCGGGCGCACGCTCTTTGGGGCCAAACCCCCGCGCGGCCAGGAGCTGGAGGACCACTACTTCGGCTCCATCCCCGACCGGGTGCTCTCCTTCATGACCGACGTGGAAAACCAGCTCTACGCCTTGGGCATCCCGGTCAAAACCCGCCACAACGAGGTGGCCCCCAGCCAGTACGAGATTGCCCCGGTTTTTGAGCCCTCCAACATCGCTGCCGACCACCAGCAGCTCATCATGCAGGTGCTCAAGAACACGGCCCGGCGCTACGGCCTGGTAGCCTTGCTGCACGAAAAGCCCTTCGCTGGGGTCAACGGCTCGGGTAAGCACTGCAACTGGAGCATGGGCACCGACACCGGGCTGAACCTGCTCGAGCCCGGGGAAACCCCCCACGAAAACCTGCAGTTCCTCTTCTTCTGCACCGCCGTAATCAAGGCTGTGGACATGCACCAGGACCTCCTGCGCCTGAGCGTGGCCTCGGCCTCCAACGACCACCGCCTGGGCGCCAACGAGGCCCCGCCGGCCATCATCTCCATCTTTTTGGGCGACCAGCTCACCGAGATATTCGAGGGGATGGGCAACGGTCAGCCCAGCTCGAGCCGCCGCGCCGGGGTGCTGGAGCTGGGGGTGCCGGTGCTGCCCCGCCTGCCCAAGCACGCCGGCGACCGCAACCGCACCTCGCCCTTTGCCTTCACCGGCAACAAGTTTGAGTTCCGCGCCGTAGGCAGCAGCCAGAGCATCTCCTTCCCCATCACGGTCATCAACACCATCGTGGCCGACGCCATCGAGCAGATGGTGGAGGCGGTGGAGGCCAAGATGAAGAAGAAGGCCTCCCTCGAGCAGGCCGTGCTGGAGGTGGTCAAGGAGACCTACGCCCAGCACAAGCGCATCGTCTTCAACGGCGACAACTACTCTGCAGCCTGGCACAAGGAGGCCGAGAAGCGGGGCCTGCTGAACCTGCGCACCGCGGTGGATGCCATCGAGCGCTTCACCGACGAAAAGAACATTCAACTCTTCAGCCGCCTGGGGGTGCTCAACGAGCGCGAGATCCACGCCCGCCAGGAGATCATGTACGATATCTACTTCAAGCAGGTCAACATCGAAGGCGAGACCACCGAGTGGATTGCCCAGACCCAGATACTGCCCGGGGCTTTGAGCTACCTGGCCGAGCTCTCGGAGATCGAGGTGGAGTCCCGGGCGGTCAAGCGCACCATTGAGCAGCTCGTGGCGGCCACCGACGCCCTTTCGGACGCGCTGGAAAAGCTCAAGGCGCAAAACGCCGAGCTGGGTGGGGATGAGATACACGAAAAGGCCCACCACATGCGGGACAACGTGCTGCCGGCCATGGCCGAGGTGCGCAAGGCGGCCGACGCGCTGGAGCGGATCATGGGCGATAAGTACTGGCCCCTGCCCAGCTACCGCGAGATGCTCTTTGTCAAGTGAGGGGCTATAGCGTCCATCCGGGTTTTGCCCTACACTCTCTTCTGGACAGCGCACGGTAGATGCCCCCGACATCCCCACCGTAGCCTGTGCTGAGGAAGAGTGCAAGTTGGAGAAACTCAAGCGCTATACGGCCAAGGACGCTGAAGAAACCTACCTCGTCCCCCACTGGGGGGCGGGGTTTTTCCGCGTAGGCGAGGACGGGGAGCTCGAGGTCGCCCCTGAAGGCCCCAAAGGCCCCAGCGCCTCTCTTTTCGAAATCGTGCAGGACCTGCGCGACGAGGGCCGCCCCCTACCGGTGATGCTGCGCTTCCCCCAGATTCTGAAAGCCCGGGTGGTGGCCCTGAATGAGGCCTTTCGCCGGGCCATCCGGAAGTACGAGTACCAAGGGGGCTACCAGGGGCTGTTCCCGGTCAAGGTCAACCAGCGCCGGATGGTGGTGGAGACCGTGGCCCAGGCCGGCAAACCCTACGCCCACGGCCTCGAGGCCGGCTCCAAGGCCGAACTGGCCCTGATTCTGGCTCAGGACCTGCACCCCGAGGCCCTCATCGCCTGCAACGGCTTCAAGGACGACGACTTCATTCGCCTGGCCCTGATGGGGAAAAAGCTGGGCAAGAACGTGGTCATCACCCTGGAGAAGTTCGCCGAGCTGGGCCGGGTGATCCGCATCGCTAAGGAGATTGGGGTCGAACCACAGCTCGGCATCCGCTACAAACTCAAGGCCAAGGGGTCGGGGCAGTGGGAGGAGTCGGGGGGAGAGTCGGCCAAGTTCGGCTTCACCACCCCAGAGATTGTGCGGGCGGTGGACCTCCTGGCCGAGGCCGGAATGCTGGGCACCATCGCCATGCTCCACGCCCACATCGGCAGCCAGGTGACCGATATCCGCCGCATCAAGCAGGCCGTGCGGGAAATAGCCCAGACCTACGTACAGCTTCGTAAGCTGGGGGCCCCGGTGCGCTACCTGAACCTGGGGGGTGGACTGGCGGTGGACTACGACGGCTCTAAAACCGCTTTCTACGCTTCGGCCAACTACACCCTGGAGGAGTACGCCGAGGACCTGGTCTACGTTACCAAGGAAATCTGCGACGGACACGGAGAGGCCCACCCCATCCTGGTCACCGAGTCGGGCCGGGCGGTTACGGCCTACCACAGCGTGCTGGTGCTGGAGGTGGTGGACACCATCCGTCCCCCCGGCGAGGAAAAAATCGAGGTGTCCGAGGGAGCGCACCCGGTGGTGCAGGAGATGTTCGAGCTGGCCGGTCAAATCTCGGCCAAGAACTACCGCGAGATCTACCACGATGCCTACAGCAACAAGGACACCGTGCAGAGCCTCTACGACCTGGGGCTCATCTCCCTGCGCGACCGGGCCACGGCCGAGGCCCTTTTCTACCAGATCGCCCGCAAAACCCTGCGCTTCGCCCTGGAGTTCGACTACCCCGCCGACGAGCTGGAAGACCTGCAGAAGATGCTGGCCGACAAGCTGGTCTGCAACTTCAGCCTCTTTCAAAGCCTCCCCGATACCTGGGCCATCAAGCAGATGTTCCCCATCGTGCCGCTTTCGCGCCTCAACGAGCGGCCCACGCGCGAAGCCACGCTGGTGGACATCACCTGCGACTCTGACGGCAGAATAGACCGCTTCATCGACACCCATGACGTGCGCCACACCCTGCCGGTGCACGAGATCCGGCCCGGCGAGCCCTACTACCTGGGGGTTTTCCTGACCGGGGCCTACCAGGACGTGCTGGGCATGAGCCACAACCTCTTTGGCCGCATCGGGGAGGCGCACGTGGTGGTGGACGAGGAGGGGTACAGGATCGAGCGTTTTATCCTGGGCGAGAAGGCCCGGCGGGTAATCGAGAAGATGGGCTACGAGGAGGGCGAGCTGGCAGAGGCGGTGGAGAAGCTGGTGCGTTCCTCCAGGAAGCTCACCCCGGCCGAAAAAGGAGCCTTCATGGAACTCTACGCGCGCGAGCTGGTGGGGTACACCTACCTAGAAGACTAGTTTACGAATAGGCCCGTTTGTGCTATTCTGGTGGGCGGTCTCGCAGGGCCTCGCCCTGCCGAGCGCTACGGCCCCATCGTCTAGCGGACTAGGACGCCGCCCTCTCACGGCGGTAACAGGGGTTCGAATCCCCTTGGGGTCACCAAATGGGCGACTAACTCAGCCGGTAGAGTGCATCCCTTACAAGGATGAAGTCGGGGGTTCGAGTCCCTCGTCGCCCACCACCCGCACAAATCCAGCGCAATCAGGAAACCCCCGGTGTAATCTGCTCGGGCCGCGGTTTCCCACCCTGGAGCTGGCTGACCAGGGTGGCCGCGACGACCAGGGCTGCCCCAACCAGGCCCTGTGCCCCCAGGCGTTCGCCCAGCATGAAGTAGGCGAAGGCCGCCGCGTACACAGGCTCCAAAGTAAAGACGATGGCTGCCTGGGGAGCAGGCACGCTGCGCTGGCCCATGACCTGCAACCAGATACACAGCGCCGAGGCCACCACCCCCAGGTACAGAATGGCCAGGTAGGGGAAACCGTCCGCCTCCCACCGGGGCGTCTCGAAGAGCATCCAGAGCCCAGACCCCCCTGCCACCGTGAGCATCTGCACCCCGGTTAGGGGCAAGGCCGCGAAGCGCCGGGCATGCCGTTCCATGCGCCAGATGTAGAAGGTGAAACACAGCGCCGTCCCCAGCGTCCAAAGGTCCCCCAGGTTGGGCGGCGAGCCGTCGTAGGAAAGCAGCCCCACCCCCAAAACCGCCAGCCCCGCGGCCATCCAAACGGTCCAGCGCAGGCGGTGACCTAGAAGGCCCAAAAAAAGCGGCAGCATCACCACGTAAAGGGTGGTGATGAAGGCGCTGCGGCTGGCGGTGGTGTACTGCAGGCCCACCGTCTGGGTCAAGTAAGCCAAAAAGAGCAGGGCACCGAGCTCCACCCCTGAGCGCCAAAGGGCTCTTTCCTGGCGCCACAAAAAGGGCAGGAAGAAGAGGCTGGCCAGGGCGAAGCGGGCGAAGTTGATCTGCCCAGGTACCAGACTTTCCAGGCTATCCTTGACCAGCACGAAGGTGCTGCCCCAAAACAAAGTCGCCAGGTTGAGGTAGAAAAGCCCGATAAGCTGGCCGCGGCGCACAAGGAAGAGTCTACCTCCTGGCCC encodes:
- a CDS encoding glutamine synthetase III, giving the protein MSHDFDVISAAKNWRFKEVRKVSSDIAGEVFASDVLDLDELRELVSKPVWQSLQATIEKGVPLDPSIADTIALAMKKWALAKGATHYTHWFHPLTGYTAEKHDSFFVPISSGKVIASFSGKELIQAEPDASSFPSGGLRATFEARGYTAWDPTSPAFIMRHSNGATLCIPTAFASWTGEALDLKTPLLRSIEALNKSAKRALQLFGVEVNKVFSTVGPEQEYFLIDEEFYYRRPDLVMTGRTLFGAKPPRGQELEDHYFGSIPDRVLSFMTDVENQLYALGIPVKTRHNEVAPSQYEIAPVFEPSNIAADHQQLIMQVLKNTARRYGLVALLHEKPFAGVNGSGKHCNWSMGTDTGLNLLEPGETPHENLQFLFFCTAVIKAVDMHQDLLRLSVASASNDHRLGANEAPPAIISIFLGDQLTEIFEGMGNGQPSSSRRAGVLELGVPVLPRLPKHAGDRNRTSPFAFTGNKFEFRAVGSSQSISFPITVINTIVADAIEQMVEAVEAKMKKKASLEQAVLEVVKETYAQHKRIVFNGDNYSAAWHKEAEKRGLLNLRTAVDAIERFTDEKNIQLFSRLGVLNEREIHARQEIMYDIYFKQVNIEGETTEWIAQTQILPGALSYLAELSEIEVESRAVKRTIEQLVAATDALSDALEKLKAQNAELGGDEIHEKAHHMRDNVLPAMAEVRKAADALERIMGDKYWPLPSYREMLFVK
- a CDS encoding DMT family transporter, which encodes MRRGQLIGLFYLNLATLFWGSTFVLVKDSLESLVPGQINFARFALASLFFLPFLWRQERALWRSGVELGALLFLAYLTQTVGLQYTTASRSAFITTLYVVMLPLFLGLLGHRLRWTVWMAAGLAVLGVGLLSYDGSPPNLGDLWTLGTALCFTFYIWRMERHARRFAALPLTGVQMLTVAGGSGLWMLFETPRWEADGFPYLAILYLGVVASALCIWLQVMGQRSVPAPQAAIVFTLEPVYAAAFAYFMLGERLGAQGLVGAALVVAATLVSQLQGGKPRPEQITPGVS
- the speA gene encoding biosynthetic arginine decarboxylase → MEKLKRYTAKDAEETYLVPHWGAGFFRVGEDGELEVAPEGPKGPSASLFEIVQDLRDEGRPLPVMLRFPQILKARVVALNEAFRRAIRKYEYQGGYQGLFPVKVNQRRMVVETVAQAGKPYAHGLEAGSKAELALILAQDLHPEALIACNGFKDDDFIRLALMGKKLGKNVVITLEKFAELGRVIRIAKEIGVEPQLGIRYKLKAKGSGQWEESGGESAKFGFTTPEIVRAVDLLAEAGMLGTIAMLHAHIGSQVTDIRRIKQAVREIAQTYVQLRKLGAPVRYLNLGGGLAVDYDGSKTAFYASANYTLEEYAEDLVYVTKEICDGHGEAHPILVTESGRAVTAYHSVLVLEVVDTIRPPGEEKIEVSEGAHPVVQEMFELAGQISAKNYREIYHDAYSNKDTVQSLYDLGLISLRDRATAEALFYQIARKTLRFALEFDYPADELEDLQKMLADKLVCNFSLFQSLPDTWAIKQMFPIVPLSRLNERPTREATLVDITCDSDGRIDRFIDTHDVRHTLPVHEIRPGEPYYLGVFLTGAYQDVLGMSHNLFGRIGEAHVVVDEEGYRIERFILGEKARRVIEKMGYEEGELAEAVEKLVRSSRKLTPAEKGAFMELYARELVGYTYLED